In Hemiscyllium ocellatum isolate sHemOce1 chromosome 33, sHemOce1.pat.X.cur, whole genome shotgun sequence, the following are encoded in one genomic region:
- the LOC132831157 gene encoding complement C1q tumor necrosis factor-related protein 6-like isoform X1 — protein MLKHSLTALKLVMVTRRLLGHVLIFICLTPTTGAPSIENIEEESSTQDRCVRCCNPHEYPMHPTTTPNPVPGQHHSGYYPPYPMPHIHPHINITILKGDKGEKGERGPHGKHGKEGPIGIQGPMGHKGERGLAGIPGDSYKQHYSAFSVGRKKGLHSSDYYQTLLFDTTFVNLYGHFNMFKGKFYCYIPGIYYFNLNIHTWNFKETYLHIMKNDQDMVICYAQPSDRSIMQSQSIMLELQENDEVWVRLYKRERENAVYSDDVDIYVTFNGYLIKPNLD, from the exons TTAGTAATGGTGACTAGAAGACTTCTGGGGCACGTCCTTATCTTCATCTGTCTGACGCCCACAACTGGAGCCCCGTCCATTGAAAATATTGAGGAGGAGTCCTCCACCCAGGACAGATGCGTCCGGTGTTGTAATCCGCATGAATACCCCATGCATCCGACGACAACACCCAACCCAGTGCCAGGCCAGCACCACAGCGGATATTATCCACCATACCCAATGCCTCATATCCATCCGCACATCAATATCACCATTCTCAAAG GGGACAAAGGTGAAAAGGGTGAACGGGGGCCCCATGGGAAACATGGCAAGGAAGGCCCGATAGGAATCCAAGGCCCAATGGGGCATAAAGGAGAGCGGGGCCTGGCAGGAATCCCTGGTGACTCCTACAAGCAACACTACTCGGCCTTCTCTGTAGGCCGCAAGAAAGGATTGCACAGCAGTGACTACTACCAAACCTTGCTCTTTGACACGACCTTTGTGAACCTCTACGGCCACTTCAACATGTTCAAGGGCAAGTTCTACTGCTACATTCCCGGAATTTACTACTTCAATCTCAACATCCACACGTGGAACTTTAAGGAGACCTACCTTCACATCATGAAGAATGACCAGGACATGGTCATCTGCTACGCGCAGCCCAGTGACCGTAGCATCATGCAGAGCCAAAGCATCATGCTGGAGCTGCAAGAGAACGATGAGGTTTGGGTGCGCCTTTACAAGCGGGAGCGGGAAAACGCCGTCTACAGTGACGATGTCGACATTTACGTCACCTTCAATGGTTATTTGATAAAACCCAACCTGGACTGA
- the LOC132831157 gene encoding complement C1q tumor necrosis factor-related protein 1-like isoform X2 yields MVTRRLLGHVLIFICLTPTTGAPSIENIEEESSTQDRCVRCCNPHEYPMHPTTTPNPVPGQHHSGYYPPYPMPHIHPHINITILKGDKGEKGERGPHGKHGKEGPIGIQGPMGHKGERGLAGIPGDSYKQHYSAFSVGRKKGLHSSDYYQTLLFDTTFVNLYGHFNMFKGKFYCYIPGIYYFNLNIHTWNFKETYLHIMKNDQDMVICYAQPSDRSIMQSQSIMLELQENDEVWVRLYKRERENAVYSDDVDIYVTFNGYLIKPNLD; encoded by the exons ATGGTGACTAGAAGACTTCTGGGGCACGTCCTTATCTTCATCTGTCTGACGCCCACAACTGGAGCCCCGTCCATTGAAAATATTGAGGAGGAGTCCTCCACCCAGGACAGATGCGTCCGGTGTTGTAATCCGCATGAATACCCCATGCATCCGACGACAACACCCAACCCAGTGCCAGGCCAGCACCACAGCGGATATTATCCACCATACCCAATGCCTCATATCCATCCGCACATCAATATCACCATTCTCAAAG GGGACAAAGGTGAAAAGGGTGAACGGGGGCCCCATGGGAAACATGGCAAGGAAGGCCCGATAGGAATCCAAGGCCCAATGGGGCATAAAGGAGAGCGGGGCCTGGCAGGAATCCCTGGTGACTCCTACAAGCAACACTACTCGGCCTTCTCTGTAGGCCGCAAGAAAGGATTGCACAGCAGTGACTACTACCAAACCTTGCTCTTTGACACGACCTTTGTGAACCTCTACGGCCACTTCAACATGTTCAAGGGCAAGTTCTACTGCTACATTCCCGGAATTTACTACTTCAATCTCAACATCCACACGTGGAACTTTAAGGAGACCTACCTTCACATCATGAAGAATGACCAGGACATGGTCATCTGCTACGCGCAGCCCAGTGACCGTAGCATCATGCAGAGCCAAAGCATCATGCTGGAGCTGCAAGAGAACGATGAGGTTTGGGTGCGCCTTTACAAGCGGGAGCGGGAAAACGCCGTCTACAGTGACGATGTCGACATTTACGTCACCTTCAATGGTTATTTGATAAAACCCAACCTGGACTGA